One window of the Salvia splendens isolate huo1 chromosome 1, SspV2, whole genome shotgun sequence genome contains the following:
- the LOC121797317 gene encoding zinc finger protein ZAT5-like, with the protein MKELSTSNDHIIAKGKRTKRPRPSSSASASDVTSNFSPTTSTGISTSTEEDEDLANCLILLACGNRKDSINVYECKTCTRTFSSFQALGGHRASHKKPKPAAQFNPPPEKDESEEEAESKFVKINTITLSPSRPKIHECSICGSEFSSGQALGGHMRRHRSCHNTARCGDDHQKARNMLSLDLNLPAPIEEAEFHAFSSGQKLRLVDCHY; encoded by the coding sequence ATGAAAGAATTATCGACCTCCAACGATCACATCATCGCCAAAGGGAAACGCACGAAGCGGCCAcgcccctcctcctccgcctccgcctccgatGTCACTTCCAATTTTTCTCCCACCACCTCTACCGGAATATCAACCAGCACCGAAGAAGACGAAGATCTCGCCAACTGCTTGATCCTCCTCGCCTGCGGAAACAGGAAAGACAGCATCAACGTCTACGAGTGCAAGACTTGCACCCGGACTTTCTCCTCCTTTCAAGCATTGGGCGGCCACCGCGCCAGCCACAAGAAGCCTAAACCCGCCGCACAATTCAATCCGCCTCCGGAAAAGGATGAAtcggaagaagaagcagaatcGAAATTCGTTAAAATCAACACCATTACTCTTTCACCATCAAGGCCTAAAATCCACGAGTGCTCAATCTGCGGATCCGAATTCTCGTCGGGTCAGGCGTTGGGAGGCCACATGAGACGCCATCGTTCCTGCCACAATACGGCGAGATGTGGCGATGATCATCAGAAGGCGAGAAATATGCTATCGTTGGATCTCAACCTGCCTGCGCCGATCGAGGAGGCGGAGTTCCACGCCTTCTCGTCCGGCCAGAAGCTGCGGCTGGTGGATTGTCACTACTGA